GAAGCCGGTGTCGTGCCGCCGCGCTCCGAGTGGGCATTCCACTGCGTGAAGGTATGGCCGGCGGCGTCTTCGGCTCGGGCTCGGCAGCGCCCACGAGGTGGATCTAGACCCGCGGGCGGGGGATCGTGGCGGCGGTCCTGTCGTTGAGCGTGCCTCTGACTCGCTGGTTGGCCGCATCGTAGCGCAGGATGAGGCGGGCGCCGTTGCGCGCCATGTTCCAGGTCTCGGCCGGGTCAAGGCGCATGGAGGATTCCCCGCCGCCGCCCTCGCTGGTTTCCCGCCTCTTGCCGCGCGCGCGGCCGGTCCCTGATTGCCGGCCGGCCCTCAGCCGTCGTCGGGCCTTGCCATGCGGTAACCGACGCCGCGCAGGTTGAAGATCCAGGTCGGGTTCTGGGCGTCCTCGCCGAGCTTGGCGCGGAGCTTCTTGACCATGTTGCGCACCAGGTCGACGTTGCCCGCCTGCGCGCTCCACACCTGGCGCAGCAGGGCATCGAAGGTTACCGCCCGCCCCGCGTTGAGGGAGAGCACG
This genomic stretch from Deltaproteobacteria bacterium harbors:
- a CDS encoding helix-turn-helix domain-containing protein; amino-acid sequence: VLSLNAGRAVTFDALLRQVWSAQAGNVDLVRNMVKKLRAKLGEDAQNPTWIFNLRGVGYRMARPDDG